The DNA window CAACCACGGCAGAATCGGGCCGTCTCGTCCTCTACAGCCTTCCCTACCGCAGCGTGGCCGGCGTTTCCGACCCGTTGCGACTCCACTGACTCCATCCGATGGGCACCACCTACCGTTCCATTCAGTGGAATCCCCGGAAACGACTTTACGATCTCGTTGCGGTCGGTGGATTGTGTCTTTATCTCGTCGGATTCATCACGGCCAGCCTGGTTCTTTCAGCCAATGCTGATCCCATGATCGTGACGATACGGGCCTTCGGCTCGGCGGCCTTCATCCTTCTTCATGTCGTTCTCTCCATCGGCCCGCTCTGCCGTCTCCGGCCGGGTCTGTTGCCGCTTCTCTACAATCGGCGCCATCTCGGCGTGATCACCTTCCTCACGGGTCTCATCCATGCGATGCTGGTGACATTCTACTACCATCTGGGAGGACCGACCCACCCCATCCTCAGCATCTTCCTCTCCAGTTCCTTCTCGGGGGACCCCGCCTGGTTGCCTTTTCAACCCTTCGGCTTCGTCGCCCTTGTCATCCTCTTTCTGATGGCGGCGACCAGTCATGATTTCTGGCTGAATCAGTTGAGCGCTCCGGTCTGGAAGTCGCTCCATATGCTCGTCTACGTCGCCTATGCGCTTCTCGTCGTCCACGTCGCCTTCGGCATTCTCCAGAGCGAGCAATCCCCGCTCTTTGTCTGGGCGACGGCGGCGGGCATGACCGGCTTGTTTTCCCTCCACCTGGTCGCCGGCCGGGGGAGCAGAGCGGAGACCGCCCCCAGAGCAGTCCTCCGGACGAGGAGGGTTTTTTCGAGGTGGCCCGTGTGGACGACATCCGGATGGGGCGGGCAAGGATCGTCAGCCTGGCAGGCGAGCGGGTCGCGGTTTTCAAATATCAGGATCCGCAAAGCGGCGCGATTCAGATCAATGCCGTATCCAACGTTTGCCGACATCAGAACGGGCCGCTGGGTGAAGGAAAGGTTGTCGACGGTTGCATCACCTGCCCCTGGCACGGTTATCAGTACTTGCCCCGCAACGGGTGCGCGCCTCCTCCGTTCACCGAGAAGATCCCGACCTTTCGCGTCCGCCTGATCGGGTCTCGCATCCTGGTCGAGGGCGTGCCCCAGCCCCCGGGCACGGATGTCGCGCCCGCTGTCCCATGAAAACCGAAACTCCCGAGGACTCTTTCTATATCGGCTGGCAGACCCGGCCGGCCGCCGGGAATCGGCGCCTCATGGTCGGTGTGGTCGGAGGATGGATCTCGCTCGGCGCCATTCTTTCCGTCGCTTTCGCCGTGGCGCAACGGACTCCGGACGTCGCCGCCTACGCATGGACCCATGTCAGGACCTACGAGGGCCTCCTGCGGGCCTCCCCCTATCCTCATCTTCTGGTCAACCGCCCCGGCAGTGACACATGGTCAGCCTATCCGTTGGTCGGCCCGGCAAAGTTCGGGATCGCCCCGGAATGGTGCGGGAGCGCCGACGGCGATACGGTCCGGATCAATGCCGGTATCATCTACCGAAGCGGCTCCACGGTCCTTGAGGTCGTCTCCGAGCGACCTGTCCCAATCGTCGACGGCCCTGCCCCTTTCGCGACCAAACCGGTCGATTCCGCCTTCGAAGCGGTCACCCTGGTGGGGGAGATCGTCGACCTCAAGTGCTACACCGGTTCCATGAACCCGGGCCGCTTCAAACCACACCGGGCCTGCGCAGCGCTCTGCATTTCCGGTGGAATCCCGCCTGTGCTCGTCGTCGAGACCGCCGACGGCCTCATCCTCACATTCCTCCTGGTCGGCCCTGACGGCGAGATGATCAACGAGGCAGTCCTGCCCCATCTGGCAAGGGCAGTCCGGATCAATGGTCGGGTCCGCGTCGAGAACGGTCTGTGGATCCTCTCAGCGAATCCCGCGAATATCGTTTCTCTCTGAATACCGGTTGCGGCTCTTTCCAAACCGACTTCCTTGCCCGATTCACCGCCATGCTCGTCATCCGCCGTCTCGAGACCCGCACACAGGGGTTCACCGTCATCATGCTGCCTCCGGATTACCACAAGGTGATCCCGACGGACGAACATCAGCACAATGAGATTCTCCGCATCTATAAACAGGACAAACGCTACCTCGATGTGGAAAACGATTTTACCGATTACGACCTGAATCCCGATGTGCCGGCGACTCTTCAGTAGACCCGAAGGCGTGAGCCGCCGGTGTTTCAGCACATCAGGATCGCAGGGTCCCGGTCCAGAACGGAGACGTCGGATTCCCTTCGCGGACTGCCTGGCCGTGATCCTGATCATGTCCGGCACCGCGGCGCACGCTCTCAGCGAAGACAACTGGCGACCATCGCCCGCCGAACAGGTGGCCCAGGGTCGAGCCGAGACGGAACGGGCCATTGAGGCAGATGGGCAGGGCGACCCTGCCCTGGCACTGATACACTGGCGCAATGCCCTCAGCTTCCGCCCGGACCACCCGTCCCTGATTCTCAATGCTGCTGCAGCGGCGGCACAGGCGGGTGAGGCCGAGGACGCCCTTGACGGTATCGACCGTTACGTCTCCATGGGTTTGACCGGGGCCATCGCCGAAGAGCCGGCCTTGGCCTCTCTTTCCGCAACGCGCCGTTTCCACGAGGCCCTCCGCCGACTGGAGTCGAACCGTCAGCCGATCGGCCGACCCGAGGTGGCGTGGACTGTCCCGTTACCGGGGTTTTTCACCGAAGCAATCGCTTTCGATCCAGCCCCGGATGATCTCTATCTTTCGGGTTTCCAGGACGGGAGAATCGTCCGCTTCCACGGCGGTGAAGCGTCCACCGTGCATCAGTCCGATTTGAGCGTTCTCGGCCTGGCCATCGATCTCCCGCGCCGGATTCTCTGGGCGACGGCCTCCGCTCTCCCGGAAGCCCGACCTGCGACCGCGGAAAGGAAAGGGACGTCCGAACTCATCCGCTACGAACTCGATACAGGTCAGGCAACCCGGTATGCCTGCACCCACGAGGGTGAAAACCAATTCGGAGATCTTGGCCTCCTTCCGGATGGAACCGTCCTCATTTCGGATGGACTCCAGAAGGGCATCCTCTCCTTCGATCCACGATCCGGCACCTTCCGGCGCTGGTCGCAGATCGAACTCCCCTCCCCGCAGGGAATCGCGATCTCCGAGGACGGGCAGACCGTCTTTGTCGCCGACTACGCCGCCGGCCTCTTCCGACTCTCCGTTGATGGCGGAGGCTGGGTCCGCCTGGTCGGGGACGATGACCTGACCACCCTCGGATTCGACGGACTCGCCTATCGGCACCCCTTCGTCATTGGCGTCCAGAACGGAGTCCGCCCGCAACGAATTGTCCGGCTTGAGCTCGACACCGACCGGCCCCGAATCATCTCCTGGAAAGTCCTCGCCTCCTCCCTTCCGGAGTTCGACGAACCCACCCAGGGATTCATTCGTGACGATTGCTTTGTCTTCATCGCCAACAGCCACTGGCCGCAACTCGGCCTGGATCCGGATTCCATTGCAGGCCTCTCCCCGCCCCTCATCCTGAGTGTCTCCATCGATTGAATCAGCTTTGGAATTGGACGTGACAACCGGCCCTTATACTTGGTTCGGATATTCCCGATGAGGCCCCCGTCATTCGACATCCGGCGGTCACTGGTTTAGGCTGAAGCCAGGGTGTGCATCGAGATTCCGGATAGGTTTTGACCTGAGAATCAGGCGCGACGCCAACACGTTGCTTCGCGGTTGTCTGGGCGTGACCGGCTCTCAAGGGGCCCTGTCCGGCGAACATGCCCGCGTTCGAAACCAAGAGGATCCCGGGACCATGAAAACCAATCTGTCTGCCGTTTGTTTCCTGGCACTGGCCGGCCTGGTCATGCCATCGATTGCCCATTGTGATACCTTCGTCGTCACGGACGGCGATTTCGCCGATGGCGTCTATGAATTCCGCTACTACTCGAAGAGCCAGACGACGACGGTCAATGGTGTTCAGATCAACCCATCCAGTCTCTTTCTGACCAACGACGGATGGGACCCTCCCCCGAGCACGTCCAAGTCCTTCTGGCATGCCAAGGGGGGATTCTATGATGCGCACGTCGCCGGCTCCTGCACCATGGGCTGGGACCTCCGGCCGGTGACCCGGACCATCGCGAAAGTCGAGATGATGGCCGATGCCCACCTGGCCCAATTCGATCCCTTCAAGGATGATGCCTGGTGCGATCGCCTCTACGGAAGAATTGCGCTCCCCGATACCACGTTCGGCGCGAACACCTATGTGTCGGTCTTCGAATTCGTGGGCGACAATGACCCCGGTCGAAACACCGTCGAAAACGCCGGGTTCGTGGACGACATCTCCGACGTGATCGAGCGGATCGCGCCGGACTGGATGGCGGATCCGAACCTGCTCGAACTCAAGTTCGGTTACCAGCAGCATCCCATCGACGCCAGCCACCCGTCCATCCCCCGTGAACACCTCCAGATTTTTCGCGACAATACGGGAGCCGGGGATGATTCCTTTCTCCTGCGGATAACCCTTGAGGCAAATCCGTCCGCCCTGGTCAATATTTCCACCCGGGGCACCGTCGG is part of the Opitutaceae bacterium genome and encodes:
- a CDS encoding ferric reductase-like transmembrane domain-containing protein; translation: MGTTYRSIQWNPRKRLYDLVAVGGLCLYLVGFITASLVLSANADPMIVTIRAFGSAAFILLHVVLSIGPLCRLRPGLLPLLYNRRHLGVITFLTGLIHAMLVTFYYHLGGPTHPILSIFLSSSFSGDPAWLPFQPFGFVALVILFLMAATSHDFWLNQLSAPVWKSLHMLVYVAYALLVVHVAFGILQSEQSPLFVWATAAGMTGLFSLHLVAGRGSRAETAPRAVLRTRRVFSRWPVWTTSGWGGQGSSAWQASGSRFSNIRIRKAARFRSMPYPTFADIRTGRWVKERLSTVASPAPGTVISTCPATGARLLRSPRRSRPFASA